The Arachis hypogaea cultivar Tifrunner chromosome 16, arahy.Tifrunner.gnm2.J5K5, whole genome shotgun sequence genome contains a region encoding:
- the LOC112757366 gene encoding CBL-interacting serine/threonine-protein kinase 24-like has protein sequence MENLVDNEGDVNDRCETMKKVRNKIGKYEVGRTIGEGTFAKVKFAKNTDTGDSVAIKVMAKSIILKHRLVEQVSTSKTKIYIILEFVMGGKLYDKIAQQNKLSENDSRHYFQQLIDVVAHCHKKGVYHRDFKPENLLDAFENLKVSDFRLSALIK, from the exons ATGGAAAATTTAGTTGATAACGAAGGAGATGTAAATGATCGTTGCGAAACAATGAAGAAGGTGAGGAATAAGATCGGCAAGTATGAGGTTGGTAGAACCATCGGCGAAGGTACATTTGCCAAGGTCAAATTCGCTAAGAACACCGACACCGGAGACAGCGTTGCCATTAAGGTCATGGCTAAATCCATCATTCTCAAGCATAGATTGGTTGAACAG GTTTCGACCAGCAAGACCAAGATCTACATAATTCTTGAGTTCGTAATGGGAGGAAAATTATATGATAAAATT GCTCAACAGAATAAGCTTTCTGAAAATGATTCTAGGCACTACTTTCAACAACTTATAGATGTTGTTGCTCATTGTCACAAGAAGGGTGTGTATCACAGAGACTTCAAG CCTGAAAACCTTCTTGATGCATTCGAAAACTTGAAAGTCTCTGACTTTCGATTGAGTGCATTGATAAAGTAG